One Phoenix dactylifera cultivar Barhee BC4 chromosome 8, palm_55x_up_171113_PBpolish2nd_filt_p, whole genome shotgun sequence genomic window carries:
- the LOC120111738 gene encoding protein CLP1 homolog yields the protein MGIKDGRPNCGPLGRRHAVRWTGRPNSSFQPFRGFRLSESNGRTDTSGPTGVPGTSRRLKLAKGSELRAEVGPDKPVRETPPLRHRAPSGELARHPPSPKDFHMEQSATIELDGISEVEYVANETPMVSYVDSDAILDGRRLHVKASQGCDVDSSQALCFLCVSDP from the exons ATGGGGATCAAAGAT GGCCGACCCAATTGCGGGCCCCTTGGACGTCGGCACGCGGTTCGCTGGACTGGCCGGCCCAACTCTTCGTTTCAGCCTTTCAGGGGCTTTCGGCTTTCGGAGAGCAACGGGAGGACGGACACTTCCGGCCCGACCGGCGTGCCGGGCACCAGCCGGCGGCTCAAACTGGCGAAGGGGAGCGAGCTCAGGGCGGAGGTGGGCCCCGACAAGCCGGTCCGCGAGAcgcctcctctccggcaccgAGCTCCCTCCGGAGAACTAGCTCGCCATCCCCCCTCGCCGAAAG ATTTTCACATGGAACAAAGTGCGACCATTGAATTGGATGGAATCAGCGAAGTTGAATACGTTGCAAATGAG ACCCCTATGGTGAGCTATGTGGATAGCGATGCCATTCTTGATGGACGAAGGCTTCATGTTAAAGCGTCCCAAGGCTGTGATGTAGATTCTTCACAGGCATTATGCTTTTTATGTGTTTCTGACCCTTAG
- the LOC103720804 gene encoding polynucleotide 5'-hydroxyl-kinase NOL9 isoform X3, which translates to MYERVGYLDTDVGQPEFSPPGCLSLHLVDEINPDLKNPCIRPPERCFFYGDISSKRDPNAYLKCIFSLYDYFIKEHYDPNEIGSPGKSMLPLIINTPGWVKGTGFDLLVEMLRYISPTQVVQIRISVESKNLPTGTFWLDGEQKGPVDLIDIFSARQDSLNRSVLIQKDAKVMRDRHLFDYFRQCFPSDLNIVTNKELAHALASLPPYEVPLSRLKVMHLHCQVPSNEVFHSLNATIVGLAVSSDGPAKSQYCIPWCVGLGIVRGIDRSKGLVYVITPVPYSSLRKVDLLLQGYIEIPTGLLQVIPLKYVDAYPLICLLRCCTRYQIKIYRGEQLLPRH; encoded by the exons AT GTATGAACGAGTGGGATATTTGGACACGGACGTGGGGCAGCCGGAGTTCTCCCCTCCCGGCTGCCTCTCTCTTCATCTCGTCGACGAGATTAATCCAG ATTTGAAGAATCCGTGCATAAGGCCACCTGAGAG GTGCTTCTTCTATGGTGATATTTCTTCAAAAAGAGATCCAAATGCTTATTTAAAATGCATTTTCAGTTTATATGATTACTTCATAAAGGAGCATTATGACCCTAACGAGATCGGTAGTCCTGGAAAATCAATGTTACCTCTAATTATTAACACTCCTGGATGGGTGAAAG GTACTGGTTTTGATCTTTTAGTGGAAATGTTAAGATATATCTCTCCCACTCAAGTGGTTCAGATACGCATCTCAGTAGAGAGCAAGAATCTTCCAACTGGCACATTTTGGTTGGATGGTGAACAAAAGGGACCTGTTGATTTGATTGACATCTTTTCAGCACGTCAGGATTCTTTAAATAGATC GGTGTTGATTCAAAAAGATGCAAAAGTTATGCGAGATCGTCATCTTTTTGACTACTTTAGGCAATGTTTTCCAAGTGACCTGAATATTGTAACTAACAAGGAACTTGCTCATGCCTTGGCTTCCCTCCCTCCTTATGAAGTTCCTTTATCAAGGCTAAAAGTTATGCATCTCCACTGTCAG GTTCCTAGTAACGAAGTTTTTCACAGTCTAAATGCCACAATAGTTGGCTTGGCAGTTAGTTCTGATGGGCCTGCAAAATCTCAATACTGCATACCCTGGTGTGTCGGACTTG GCATTGTGAGAGGGATCGACAGATCAAAAGGTCTAGTATATGTGATTACACCTGTTCCTTATTCAAGTCTACGaaaggttgatcttcttctacAGGGCTATATTGAAATCCCAACTGGTTTGCTGCAGGTAATCCCGCTGAA GTACGTGGATGCATATCCCCTTATATGTCTACTAAGGTGCTGCACAAGGTATcagataaagatctatagggggGAGCAACTCTTGCCTCGACATTAA
- the LOC103720804 gene encoding polynucleotide 5'-hydroxyl-kinase NOL9 isoform X1, whose translation MVGAGESGAATSSPHPEVFIPPWWAEAAEAIARASSPPPVALVCGPKNSGKSTFSRHLLNILLQRYERVGYLDTDVGQPEFSPPGCLSLHLVDEINPDLKNPCIRPPERCFFYGDISSKRDPNAYLKCIFSLYDYFIKEHYDPNEIGSPGKSMLPLIINTPGWVKGTGFDLLVEMLRYISPTQVVQIRISVESKNLPTGTFWLDGEQKGPVDLIDIFSARQDSLNRSVLIQKDAKVMRDRHLFDYFRQCFPSDLNIVTNKELAHALASLPPYEVPLSRLKVMHLHCQVPSNEVFHSLNATIVGLAVSSDGPAKSQYCIPWCVGLGIVRGIDRSKGLVYVITPVPYSSLRKVDLLLQGYIEIPTGLLQVIPLKYVDAYPLICLLRCCTRYQIKIYRGEQLLPRH comes from the exons ATGGTGGGAGCGGGAGAGAGCGGCGCCGCGACGTCGTCTCCGCATCCGGAGGTATTCATACCTCCGTGGTGGGCGGAGGCGGCGGAAGCCATCGCACGCGCCTCCTCCCCTCCGCCTGTGGCCCTCGTCTGCGGCCCCAAGAATAGCGGCAAGTCCACCTTCTCCCGCCATCTCCTCAACATCCTCTTGCAACG GTATGAACGAGTGGGATATTTGGACACGGACGTGGGGCAGCCGGAGTTCTCCCCTCCCGGCTGCCTCTCTCTTCATCTCGTCGACGAGATTAATCCAG ATTTGAAGAATCCGTGCATAAGGCCACCTGAGAG GTGCTTCTTCTATGGTGATATTTCTTCAAAAAGAGATCCAAATGCTTATTTAAAATGCATTTTCAGTTTATATGATTACTTCATAAAGGAGCATTATGACCCTAACGAGATCGGTAGTCCTGGAAAATCAATGTTACCTCTAATTATTAACACTCCTGGATGGGTGAAAG GTACTGGTTTTGATCTTTTAGTGGAAATGTTAAGATATATCTCTCCCACTCAAGTGGTTCAGATACGCATCTCAGTAGAGAGCAAGAATCTTCCAACTGGCACATTTTGGTTGGATGGTGAACAAAAGGGACCTGTTGATTTGATTGACATCTTTTCAGCACGTCAGGATTCTTTAAATAGATC GGTGTTGATTCAAAAAGATGCAAAAGTTATGCGAGATCGTCATCTTTTTGACTACTTTAGGCAATGTTTTCCAAGTGACCTGAATATTGTAACTAACAAGGAACTTGCTCATGCCTTGGCTTCCCTCCCTCCTTATGAAGTTCCTTTATCAAGGCTAAAAGTTATGCATCTCCACTGTCAG GTTCCTAGTAACGAAGTTTTTCACAGTCTAAATGCCACAATAGTTGGCTTGGCAGTTAGTTCTGATGGGCCTGCAAAATCTCAATACTGCATACCCTGGTGTGTCGGACTTG GCATTGTGAGAGGGATCGACAGATCAAAAGGTCTAGTATATGTGATTACACCTGTTCCTTATTCAAGTCTACGaaaggttgatcttcttctacAGGGCTATATTGAAATCCCAACTGGTTTGCTGCAGGTAATCCCGCTGAA GTACGTGGATGCATATCCCCTTATATGTCTACTAAGGTGCTGCACAAGGTATcagataaagatctatagggggGAGCAACTCTTGCCTCGACATTAA
- the LOC103720804 gene encoding polynucleotide 5'-hydroxyl-kinase NOL9 isoform X2, with product MVGAGESGAATSSPHPEVFIPPWWAEAAEAIARASSPPPVALVCGPKNSGKSTFSRHLLNILLQRYERVGYLDTDVGQPEFSPPGCLSLHLVDEINPDLKNPCIRPPERCFFYGDISSKRDPNAYLKCIFSLYDYFIKEHYDPNEIGSPGKSMLPLIINTPGWVKGTGFDLLVEMLRYISPTQVVQIRISVESKNLPTGTFWLDGEQKGPVDLIDIFSARQDSLNRSVLIQKDAKVMRDRHLFDYFRQCFPSDLNIVTNKELAHALASLPPYEVPLSRLKVMHLHCQVPSNEVFHSLNATIVGLAVSSDGPAKSQYCIPWCVGLGIVRGIDRSKGLVYVITPVPYSSLRKVDLLLQGYIEIPTGLLQVRGCISPYMSTKVLHKVSDKDL from the exons ATGGTGGGAGCGGGAGAGAGCGGCGCCGCGACGTCGTCTCCGCATCCGGAGGTATTCATACCTCCGTGGTGGGCGGAGGCGGCGGAAGCCATCGCACGCGCCTCCTCCCCTCCGCCTGTGGCCCTCGTCTGCGGCCCCAAGAATAGCGGCAAGTCCACCTTCTCCCGCCATCTCCTCAACATCCTCTTGCAACG GTATGAACGAGTGGGATATTTGGACACGGACGTGGGGCAGCCGGAGTTCTCCCCTCCCGGCTGCCTCTCTCTTCATCTCGTCGACGAGATTAATCCAG ATTTGAAGAATCCGTGCATAAGGCCACCTGAGAG GTGCTTCTTCTATGGTGATATTTCTTCAAAAAGAGATCCAAATGCTTATTTAAAATGCATTTTCAGTTTATATGATTACTTCATAAAGGAGCATTATGACCCTAACGAGATCGGTAGTCCTGGAAAATCAATGTTACCTCTAATTATTAACACTCCTGGATGGGTGAAAG GTACTGGTTTTGATCTTTTAGTGGAAATGTTAAGATATATCTCTCCCACTCAAGTGGTTCAGATACGCATCTCAGTAGAGAGCAAGAATCTTCCAACTGGCACATTTTGGTTGGATGGTGAACAAAAGGGACCTGTTGATTTGATTGACATCTTTTCAGCACGTCAGGATTCTTTAAATAGATC GGTGTTGATTCAAAAAGATGCAAAAGTTATGCGAGATCGTCATCTTTTTGACTACTTTAGGCAATGTTTTCCAAGTGACCTGAATATTGTAACTAACAAGGAACTTGCTCATGCCTTGGCTTCCCTCCCTCCTTATGAAGTTCCTTTATCAAGGCTAAAAGTTATGCATCTCCACTGTCAG GTTCCTAGTAACGAAGTTTTTCACAGTCTAAATGCCACAATAGTTGGCTTGGCAGTTAGTTCTGATGGGCCTGCAAAATCTCAATACTGCATACCCTGGTGTGTCGGACTTG GCATTGTGAGAGGGATCGACAGATCAAAAGGTCTAGTATATGTGATTACACCTGTTCCTTATTCAAGTCTACGaaaggttgatcttcttctacAGGGCTATATTGAAATCCCAACTGGTTTGCTGCAG GTACGTGGATGCATATCCCCTTATATGTCTACTAAGGTGCTGCACAAGGTATcagataaagatctatag
- the LOC103720806 gene encoding serine/threonine-protein phosphatase PP2A-1 catalytic subunit-like has translation MPSHADLDRQIEHLRECKFLPEAEVKALCEQARAILMEEWNVQPVKCPVTVCGDIHGQFHDLIELFRIGGEAPDTNYLFMGDYVDRGYYSVETATLLVALKVRYRDRITILRGNHESRQITQVYGFYDECLRKYGNANVWKYFTDLFDYLPLTALIENQIFCLHGGLSPSLDTLDNIRALDRIQEVPHEGPMCDLLWSDPDDRCGWGISPRGAGYTFGQDIAQQFNHTNGLNLVARAHQLVMEGFNWCQERNVVTVFSAPNYCYRCGNMAAIMEIGENMEQNFLQFDPAPRQIEPETTRKTPDYFL, from the exons ATGCCGTCGCACGCGGATCTGGACCGCCAGATCGAACACCTGAGGGAATGCAAGTTCTTGCCGGAGGCGGAGGTGAAGGCCCTCTGCGAGCAGGCGAGGGCGATCCTGATGGAAGAGTGGAATGTCCAGCCGGTGAAGTGCCCCGTCACGGTGTGCGGGGACATCCACGGCCAGTTCCACGATCTCATCGAGCTGTTCCGGATCGGAGGGGAGGCGCCAGACACCAATTACCTTTTTATGGGGGACTATGTAG ATCGTGGTTATTATTCAGTGGAGACTGCTACACTTTTAGTGGCCTTGAAAGTTCGTTACAGAGATAGAATCACAATTTTGAGAGGAAATCATGAAAGTCGGCAAATTACTCAAGT GTATGGTTTCTATGATGAATGCTTGAGAAAATATGGCAATGCAAATGTGTGGAAATATTTCACTGACCTATTTGACTATCTGCCACTTACAGCTCTTATAGAGAATCAG ATATTCTGTTTGCATGGTGGTCTCTCTCCATCTCTGGATACACTAGATAATATTCGTGCTCTTGATCGTATACAGGAG GTTCCACATGAAGGACCCATGTGTGATCTTTTGTGGTCTGATCCGGATGACCGATGTGGATGGGGTATATCACCAAGGGGAGCAGGGTACACATTTGGACAGGACATTGCACAACAGTTTAATCACACAAATGGTCTTAACCTTGTTGCCAGAGCACACCAACTTGTCATGGAAGGTTTCAACTGGTGTCAG GAGAGGAATGTTGTTACAGTGTTTAGTGCACCAAATTATTGTTATCGATGTGGTAATATGGCAGCTATAATGGAGATTGGGGAGAACATGGAACAAAACTTCCTTCAGTTTGATCCAGCACCAAGGCAGATTGAGCCAGAGACTACTCGCAAGACTCCTGACTATTTTTTGTAA